Proteins encoded by one window of Dehalococcoidales bacterium:
- a CDS encoding response regulator transcription factor, protein MLTQTVASRESSAPALPAGKGTMTSLLIVTAEAKTALSIQAPLARSGFACAAVSYDNAAAEFSRQAPELVILELSGRDDAREWKLISRLKKRPDLPLIALVPEQALTVLDDHPEIDDFIVGAYKESELVLRVNRLLHRSGDSVNPDEIRCDGLTIDMVTCEVTVNGGKVELTFKEYELLKLMAASKGRVYTRQVLLDKIWGYDYFGGDRTVDVHVRRLRGKIEDGNHTYIETVRNIGYRFIKNA, encoded by the coding sequence ATGTTAACGCAAACCGTTGCCAGCCGTGAATCATCAGCCCCGGCGCTACCCGCCGGAAAAGGTACGATGACCAGTTTGCTGATAGTAACCGCGGAAGCTAAAACGGCGCTCTCCATCCAGGCGCCCCTGGCGCGGAGCGGATTCGCCTGTGCCGCCGTGTCTTACGATAACGCCGCCGCCGAATTTTCCCGCCAGGCGCCGGAGTTGGTTATCCTGGAGCTCAGCGGCCGCGACGATGCCCGGGAGTGGAAGCTCATCTCCCGCCTGAAGAAACGGCCGGACCTGCCCCTCATCGCCCTGGTGCCGGAACAGGCACTGACCGTGCTCGACGACCACCCGGAGATAGACGACTTCATCGTCGGCGCTTATAAAGAGTCGGAGCTGGTCTTGAGGGTGAACCGCCTGCTGCACCGCTCCGGGGACAGCGTCAACCCCGATGAGATAAGGTGCGACGGTCTGACCATAGACATGGTGACCTGTGAGGTCACGGTCAACGGCGGCAAGGTGGAGCTGACCTTTAAAGAGTACGAGCTGCTGAAACTGATGGCCGCCAGCAAGGGACGGGTCTATACCCGCCAGGTGCTACTGGATAAAATCTGGGGGTATGACTACTTCGGCGGGGACCGGACGGTGGATGTCCACGTACGGCGGCTCCGCGGCAAAATAGAGGACGGCAACCACACTTACATAGAGACGGTGCGCAACATCGGCTACCGTTTTATCAAGAACGCCTAA
- a CDS encoding glutamate synthase-related protein: MKTLLTSKFLIHRDDERCIRCQVCVNQCSFGANYYDAEEDKIKSKEENCVGCHRCEVFCPTNALRVTYNPLDYRGNYNWRPDIIEDITKQAETGGVLLTGMGDDKGQRIYWDHLVLNASQVTNPSIDPLREPMELTTYLGRKPERVEVDASGKLKTKIPPQVRLEMPVMFSAMSYGSISLNAQESLARAATETGTLWNTGEGGLHPSLIKYGQNAIVQVASGRFGVHSEYLNAGRIVEIKIGQGAKPGIGGHLPGEKVSAEVSLTRMIPEGTDALSPFPHHDIYSIEDLSQLIYALKEATNYTKPIAVKIAAVHNAAAIASGIVRGGADIVVIDGLRGATGAAPKVIRDNVGIPIELALASIDSRLRQEGIRHLASIVVSGGFRNSGDIAKAIALGADAVNIGTAALISLGCHVCQQCHTGKCAWGICTTDLRLTKRINPEIGARRAANLLRGWSIELKDILGGLGVNALESLRGNRLHLRGIGLSDTELNILGIRMAGN; encoded by the coding sequence ATGAAAACTTTACTAACATCCAAATTTTTAATACACCGTGACGACGAACGCTGCATCCGCTGCCAGGTCTGCGTCAACCAGTGCAGCTTCGGCGCCAACTATTACGATGCCGAAGAGGACAAAATCAAGAGCAAGGAAGAAAACTGCGTGGGCTGCCACCGCTGCGAGGTGTTCTGCCCCACCAACGCTTTAAGAGTGACCTACAACCCGCTGGACTACCGCGGCAACTATAACTGGCGGCCGGATATCATCGAGGACATCACCAAGCAGGCGGAGACCGGCGGCGTGCTGCTTACCGGCATGGGCGATGACAAAGGGCAGCGCATTTACTGGGACCATTTAGTGCTCAACGCCAGCCAGGTGACCAACCCGTCCATCGACCCGCTCCGCGAGCCGATGGAACTGACCACCTATCTGGGCCGCAAGCCGGAGCGCGTCGAGGTGGACGCCAGCGGCAAACTGAAGACCAAAATTCCGCCGCAGGTCCGGCTGGAAATGCCCGTCATGTTCTCCGCCATGTCCTATGGCTCCATCAGCCTGAATGCCCAGGAGTCCCTGGCGCGGGCGGCCACGGAAACCGGCACCCTCTGGAACACCGGCGAGGGCGGCCTGCACCCCAGCCTTATCAAGTACGGGCAGAACGCCATCGTCCAGGTGGCGTCCGGGCGCTTCGGCGTACATTCGGAATACCTTAACGCCGGGCGTATCGTGGAAATTAAAATCGGGCAGGGCGCCAAGCCCGGCATCGGCGGACACCTCCCCGGCGAGAAAGTCAGCGCCGAGGTCTCGCTTACCCGCATGATTCCGGAAGGCACCGATGCGCTTTCGCCCTTCCCCCACCATGATATCTACTCCATCGAAGACCTGTCACAGCTGATTTACGCCCTGAAAGAGGCGACCAACTATACCAAGCCCATAGCCGTGAAAATAGCCGCCGTCCACAACGCCGCCGCCATCGCCAGCGGCATCGTGCGGGGCGGGGCGGACATCGTGGTTATCGACGGGCTGCGGGGGGCGACCGGGGCGGCGCCCAAGGTCATCCGCGATAACGTGGGCATCCCCATCGAGCTGGCGCTGGCCTCCATCGATAGTCGCTTGCGGCAGGAAGGCATCCGGCACCTGGCGTCCATCGTCGTTTCCGGCGGCTTCCGCAACAGCGGCGATATCGCCAAGGCCATCGCCCTGGGGGCGGACGCGGTCAACATCGGCACGGCGGCATTAATCTCACTGGGCTGCCACGTCTGCCAGCAGTGCCATACCGGCAAGTGCGCCTGGGGCATCTGCACCACGGACCTCCGCCTGACCAAGCGTATCAACCCGGAAATAGGGGCGCGGCGGGCGGCCAACCTGCTCCGCGGCTGGAGCATCGAGCTGAAAGATATACTCGGCGGGCTGGGCGTCAACGCCCTGGAAAGTCTGCGCGGCAACCGTTTGCACCTGCGCGGCATCGGCCTGTCCGATACCGAGCTGAATATACTGGGCATAAGAATGGCAGGTAACTGA
- a CDS encoding NADH-ubiquinone oxidoreductase-F iron-sulfur binding region domain-containing protein, translating into MKIANEGNAPAKKCKVLVCQGTGCTSSKSEQIRLALEDGVKKAGLSNVEIDFTGCHGFCQQGPIVVVEPDGIFYAHVKVEDAEEIVNSHLKNNQLVERLFYHDPVTDEPIAKYHDIKFYMKQKRLILRNCGHINPERIDDYIAVEGYRALKKVLTAMTPRQVIDEVKKSGLRGRGGAGFSTGQKWEYCAIEPGDQKYMICNADEGDPGAFMDRSTMEGDPHTVIEGMTIAAYAIGASEGYIYCRAEYPLAIKRLLIAIRQAEERGYLGDKIMGTDFSFKMHVKEGAGAFVCGEETALMASIEGKRGMPRSRPPFPAQSGLWGKPSTINNVKTLATIPVIINRGAEWYAAIGVGKSKGTTVFALTGKIANSGLVEVPLGTKLSEIIFEIGGGIPRGKRFKAVQTGGPSGGCLPSSYLNSPVDYETLATAGSIIGSGGMVVLDEDNCMVDMARYFLSFTQLESCGKCIQCRWGTRQMLNVLEDITSGKGRPGDIDFLLELSKAVSVGSRCGLGQTAPNPVISTIRYFRDEYEAHIKKLHCPAAVCKGLVKAPCSHTCPAGIDVPRYIRAVAEGDVDTGLAVIRERIPFPAVCGYVCIHPCEAKCRRGQIDEPVSIRALKRYIYDNAAKNGVKPKIAAPSGKKVAVIGSGPAGLTAAYYLAGLGGHAVTVFEALPEAGGMMRVGIPRYRLPGDVLDAEIDYIKRAGVELKLNTRVESIAALKEQGYDAVFIAAGAHAGLKMRVPGEEAPGVMDCVTMLRDVTLGKKVRVGEKVAVIGGGNAAMDASRTARRLGAKEVTIFYRRTREEMPAADDEIDEALEEGIKIEFLTNPSKIVKSNGHLTMTCVRMKLGDIDDSGRPRPVVMAGSEFDTNFDTIISAIGQAADLPEALAVAKNKNGTVKADPDTLAADAAGVFAGGDVVSGPASVIEAIAAGRQAAVSIDKYLGGKGVIEEKLTAPEVTRPYVAEEGGVEKRAAVPLRAAGQRLKDFKAGELGYTRALAEQEASRCLRCDLEED; encoded by the coding sequence ATGAAAATAGCAAATGAGGGCAATGCCCCCGCTAAAAAATGCAAGGTGCTGGTCTGCCAGGGCACCGGCTGCACCTCGTCCAAGTCCGAGCAGATTCGCCTGGCCCTGGAGGACGGGGTCAAAAAAGCCGGGCTGTCCAACGTAGAGATTGATTTTACCGGCTGCCACGGCTTCTGCCAGCAGGGGCCGATTGTGGTGGTGGAGCCGGACGGCATCTTCTACGCCCACGTCAAGGTGGAGGACGCGGAAGAAATCGTAAATTCCCACCTGAAAAATAACCAGCTGGTGGAGCGGCTCTTCTATCACGACCCCGTGACCGATGAGCCCATCGCCAAATACCACGATATCAAATTTTACATGAAGCAGAAGCGCCTTATCCTGCGCAACTGCGGCCATATCAATCCGGAAAGAATCGACGACTATATTGCCGTGGAGGGCTACCGGGCGCTGAAAAAAGTCCTGACCGCCATGACGCCGCGCCAGGTTATCGACGAGGTGAAGAAGTCCGGGCTGCGCGGCCGGGGCGGGGCCGGCTTTTCCACCGGGCAGAAATGGGAGTATTGCGCCATCGAGCCCGGCGACCAGAAGTATATGATCTGCAACGCCGATGAAGGCGACCCCGGCGCGTTCATGGACCGCTCCACCATGGAGGGCGACCCCCATACCGTCATCGAGGGCATGACCATCGCCGCTTACGCCATCGGCGCCTCCGAGGGCTATATTTACTGTCGCGCGGAATATCCCCTGGCTATCAAGCGCCTCCTCATCGCCATCAGGCAGGCGGAGGAGCGCGGCTACCTCGGGGATAAAATAATGGGCACGGATTTCAGCTTCAAGATGCACGTCAAGGAGGGCGCCGGCGCTTTCGTCTGCGGCGAGGAGACCGCTCTGATGGCCTCCATCGAGGGCAAGCGCGGCATGCCGCGTTCCCGTCCCCCTTTCCCCGCCCAGTCAGGGCTGTGGGGCAAGCCCAGCACTATCAATAATGTTAAGACGCTGGCCACCATACCGGTCATTATCAACCGGGGCGCGGAGTGGTACGCCGCCATCGGCGTGGGCAAGAGCAAAGGCACCACCGTTTTCGCCCTTACCGGCAAGATTGCCAACTCCGGCCTGGTGGAAGTGCCGCTGGGCACCAAGCTCAGTGAAATTATCTTTGAAATCGGCGGGGGTATCCCCAGGGGCAAGCGTTTCAAGGCCGTGCAGACCGGCGGGCCTTCCGGCGGCTGCCTGCCTTCCTCTTACCTGAACTCGCCGGTGGACTATGAGACCCTGGCCACCGCCGGCTCCATTATAGGGTCGGGCGGCATGGTCGTCCTGGACGAGGACAACTGCATGGTGGACATGGCGCGCTATTTCCTGTCCTTCACCCAGCTGGAGTCCTGCGGCAAGTGCATCCAGTGCCGCTGGGGCACCAGGCAAATGCTGAATGTCCTGGAAGATATTACCAGCGGCAAGGGCCGCCCGGGGGATATAGATTTTCTCCTGGAATTAAGCAAAGCGGTCAGCGTGGGGTCGCGCTGCGGCCTGGGGCAGACCGCCCCCAACCCCGTTATCTCTACCATCCGCTATTTCCGTGACGAATATGAAGCGCATATCAAGAAGTTGCACTGCCCGGCGGCGGTCTGCAAGGGCCTGGTCAAGGCGCCGTGCAGCCATACCTGCCCCGCCGGCATAGACGTGCCGCGCTATATCAGGGCGGTGGCGGAGGGGGATGTTGACACCGGCCTGGCGGTCATCCGGGAAAGGATTCCGTTCCCTGCCGTCTGCGGCTACGTGTGCATCCACCCCTGTGAGGCCAAGTGCCGCCGCGGCCAAATCGACGAGCCTGTATCTATCAGGGCTTTAAAACGCTATATTTACGATAACGCCGCCAAGAACGGCGTCAAGCCTAAAATCGCCGCGCCGTCCGGCAAGAAGGTGGCGGTAATCGGTTCCGGCCCGGCCGGGCTGACCGCCGCTTACTATCTGGCCGGGCTCGGCGGGCACGCCGTGACCGTCTTCGAGGCTTTGCCGGAAGCGGGCGGCATGATGCGGGTGGGCATACCCCGCTACCGCCTCCCCGGCGATGTCCTGGACGCGGAAATCGACTATATTAAGCGGGCGGGGGTGGAGCTCAAGCTCAATACCAGGGTGGAGTCCATCGCCGCGCTGAAAGAGCAGGGCTATGACGCGGTGTTTATCGCCGCGGGCGCCCACGCCGGCCTGAAAATGCGCGTGCCGGGGGAGGAAGCACCGGGCGTCATGGACTGCGTTACCATGCTGCGGGACGTGACCCTGGGCAAAAAGGTGCGGGTGGGGGAAAAGGTGGCGGTTATCGGCGGGGGCAACGCCGCTATGGACGCCTCGCGCACCGCCCGGCGGCTGGGGGCCAAAGAGGTCACTATTTTCTACCGCCGTACCCGGGAAGAGATGCCGGCGGCGGACGATGAGATTGATGAAGCCCTGGAAGAGGGCATTAAAATAGAGTTCCTGACCAACCCGAGCAAGATTGTGAAAAGCAACGGCCACCTCACCATGACCTGCGTGCGCATGAAGCTGGGCGATATCGACGATAGCGGCCGGCCGCGCCCGGTGGTCATGGCAGGCAGCGAGTTCGATACTAATTTTGACACGATAATATCCGCCATCGGCCAGGCGGCGGACCTGCCGGAGGCGCTGGCGGTGGCTAAAAACAAGAACGGCACGGTTAAAGCCGACCCCGATACGCTGGCGGCGGACGCGGCAGGTGTCTTTGCCGGCGGGGACGTGGTCAGCGGGCCGGCCTCGGTTATCGAGGCGATTGCGGCCGGGCGCCAGGCCGCCGTATCTATCGATAAGTACCTGGGCGGTAAAGGCGTCATCGAGGAAAAGCTGACCGCGCCGGAGGTAACCCGGCCTTACGTGGCGGAGGAGGGCGGGGTGGAAAAGCGCGCCGCGGTGCCGCTGCGGGCCGCCGGTCAGCGCCTAAAAGACTTTAAGGCCGGCGAGCTGGGCTATACCCGTGCCCTGGCCGAGCAGGAAGCCTCGCGCTGCCTGCGCTGTGACCTGGAGGAAGATTAA
- a CDS encoding MBL fold metallo-hydrolase has protein sequence MDIRILGAHNNESTGTSCVTFLVDGTLAVEAGGLTSRLTMEEQQKLDAVIVTHHHLDHIRDIPGLALNLCRLGSSLDVYTTPEVGDVIKDHMLNAVVYPDFQNIPEKKPTLVFLEIEPYGLQWIDGHSILPVPVHHSGQAVGYQISDKQGKTLFYTGDTGPGLNECWRHVSPQLLIIEVTFTNACEEMARQTGHLTARLLEQELVSFREIKGYLPEVLAIHLDAVLESTIREELAAVAANLQIPITVAREEMRLTV, from the coding sequence ATGGATATTCGCATTCTCGGCGCGCATAATAATGAGTCCACCGGCACCAGTTGCGTTACTTTCCTCGTGGACGGCACGCTGGCGGTAGAGGCCGGCGGCCTCACTTCCCGGCTCACCATGGAGGAGCAGCAAAAGCTGGACGCGGTCATCGTGACCCATCACCACCTGGACCATATCCGGGACATTCCCGGTCTGGCCCTTAACCTGTGCCGCCTGGGCTCCAGCCTGGACGTGTATACCACCCCGGAAGTCGGCGATGTTATCAAAGACCACATGCTGAACGCGGTGGTGTACCCGGATTTCCAGAATATACCGGAAAAGAAGCCTACGCTGGTCTTCCTGGAGATAGAGCCTTACGGCTTGCAGTGGATAGACGGCCACAGTATACTGCCGGTGCCGGTGCACCACTCCGGCCAGGCGGTAGGCTATCAAATCAGCGATAAACAAGGCAAGACTTTATTTTATACCGGGGATACGGGGCCGGGGCTCAATGAGTGCTGGCGGCATGTTTCCCCGCAGCTGTTGATTATAGAAGTAACTTTTACCAACGCCTGTGAGGAGATGGCCCGCCAAACGGGGCACCTCACGGCGCGTTTGCTGGAACAGGAGCTTGTCAGCTTCCGGGAGATTAAAGGATATCTGCCGGAGGTACTCGCCATCCACCTTGACGCCGTGCTCGAGTCCACCATCAGGGAAGAGCTGGCGGCGGTAGCGGCCAACCTGCAAATTCCCATTACCGTGGCGCGGGAAGAAATGCGGTTAACGGTCTAG
- a CDS encoding 4Fe-4S dicluster domain-containing protein, producing the protein MKQVIIKDKVCIGCHLCEVYCLQKHAGTQDLVKAYKKESPRAIPRLRVDESGVVSLSVRCQHCVDAPCLRACLTGALSRDPVTSLIEVDEERCIGCGTCALACPLGVPRLDNVKKVMVKCDLCQDEEIPVCVANCPNEALVYADI; encoded by the coding sequence ATGAAACAGGTCATTATCAAGGACAAGGTCTGCATCGGCTGCCACCTCTGCGAGGTCTACTGCCTACAGAAGCACGCCGGCACCCAAGACCTGGTCAAAGCCTACAAAAAAGAGAGCCCCCGCGCCATCCCCCGCCTCCGCGTGGATGAAAGCGGCGTCGTCTCCCTCTCCGTGCGCTGCCAGCACTGCGTGGACGCCCCCTGCCTCCGCGCCTGCCTCACCGGCGCTTTATCGCGCGACCCCGTAACCTCCCTGATAGAGGTGGATGAAGAGCGCTGCATCGGCTGCGGCACCTGCGCCCTGGCCTGCCCGCTCGGCGTGCCCAGGCTGGATAACGTGAAAAAGGTGATGGTCAAGTGCGACCTCTGCCAGGACGAAGAAATACCGGTCTGCGTGGCCAACTGCCCCAACGAGGCCCTGGTCTACGCGGACATCTAA
- a CDS encoding HD domain-containing phosphohydrolase, which produces MVNSQEITRPEYSPPSSVEQENSSRLQMIFEINRRDLSQMRVSKMLEQVIRMTQRTLNAAAASILLFRDSSQELYFEAATGTVGKALRQVKLNTQYGIAGQVARTGKPLIVNDVSRSTNFHKMIDDTTGFTTRSLLCAPLSVNNKILGVVEVLNKKDGTIFGEQDLETVISVANMTAMAIDNTRTHQTMLEAYKNTIKAMAAMVDARELYAKGHSLRVMEYIVKAGVVLCLNAEELEQLEYAGMMHDIGKMAVDSSILSKPGPLTSAEWKIMQNHPLAGADFCYEIPFLDKVGEIVLCHHEKYDGAGYPNGFSGEDIPLGARLLAVAEAFDTMTTDRSYRPAMPIDEAVRELNSYAGSQFCPVAVKALISALRLNTLKAAPRDLAQMKGLPDLGKL; this is translated from the coding sequence ATGGTGAATAGTCAAGAAATAACGCGCCCGGAATACAGTCCGCCCAGCTCGGTGGAGCAGGAGAACAGCAGCCGGCTGCAAATGATTTTTGAGATAAACCGGAGAGACCTCTCCCAGATGCGCGTGTCGAAGATGCTGGAGCAGGTCATCAGGATGACCCAGCGGACGCTTAACGCCGCCGCGGCTTCCATCCTGCTCTTCCGGGACAGCAGCCAGGAGCTGTACTTCGAGGCGGCTACCGGCACGGTTGGCAAAGCGCTGCGCCAGGTGAAACTCAATACCCAGTACGGCATCGCCGGGCAGGTGGCGCGCACCGGCAAGCCGCTTATCGTTAACGATGTCAGCCGCAGCACCAATTTCCACAAGATGATAGATGACACCACCGGCTTTACCACCAGGTCGCTGCTCTGCGCCCCGCTGAGTGTCAACAACAAGATACTCGGCGTCGTGGAAGTATTGAACAAGAAGGATGGGACTATTTTCGGCGAGCAGGACCTGGAAACGGTAATCTCCGTAGCCAACATGACGGCGATGGCTATAGATAATACCCGGACGCACCAGACTATGCTGGAAGCCTACAAAAACACCATCAAGGCTATGGCCGCGATGGTTGACGCCAGGGAGCTGTATGCCAAAGGGCATTCCCTGCGGGTGATGGAGTACATCGTCAAAGCGGGGGTGGTCCTCTGCCTCAACGCCGAGGAGTTGGAGCAGCTGGAATACGCCGGTATGATGCATGACATCGGCAAGATGGCGGTTGATTCCAGCATCTTGAGCAAGCCCGGGCCGCTGACGTCGGCGGAGTGGAAAATAATGCAGAATCACCCGCTGGCGGGCGCTGACTTCTGTTATGAAATCCCGTTCCTGGATAAGGTGGGGGAAATCGTGCTCTGCCACCATGAAAAATACGATGGCGCCGGTTATCCCAACGGCTTTAGCGGCGAGGATATACCCCTGGGGGCGCGCCTGCTGGCTGTCGCCGAAGCGTTCGATACCATGACCACCGACCGCTCTTACCGCCCCGCCATGCCCATAGACGAGGCCGTCAGGGAGCTGAACAGCTATGCCGGCAGCCAGTTCTGCCCCGTGGCCGTCAAGGCTTTGATTTCCGCGCTGCGCCTCAATACCTTGAAAGCGGCGCCCCGGGATTTAGCCCAGATGAAAGGTTTACCGGACCTGGGTAAACTGTAA
- a CDS encoding Pycsar system effector family protein — protein sequence MSTTNLPIVLRILDNENRLVERADQKSISLLSILGVFMVFFVVYYRIIPINIFTGVIITLYFFCALYAIVSLVMAIRPRIRRDTIDTEAKDNALTCDPAFFTGICTFPTAAAYKNTLQALLQDDAQIADIYIRQIFSVAKINAAKYRHVQRGSILVISCLAIELTMIVYLFLYYMDIGKMPPIT from the coding sequence ATGTCTACAACCAACCTGCCGATTGTACTGAGAATCCTGGACAACGAGAACCGACTGGTGGAACGCGCCGACCAGAAATCGATATCGCTGCTGTCTATCCTGGGCGTGTTCATGGTCTTCTTCGTCGTCTATTACCGCATTATCCCCATCAACATCTTTACCGGGGTAATAATCACCCTCTATTTCTTTTGCGCCCTGTACGCCATTGTCAGCCTGGTCATGGCCATCAGGCCCAGGATCCGGCGGGACACCATCGATACCGAGGCGAAAGACAACGCCCTTACCTGCGACCCCGCCTTCTTTACCGGCATCTGCACCTTCCCCACCGCCGCCGCCTACAAAAATACCCTCCAGGCATTGCTCCAGGACGATGCGCAGATTGCGGATATTTACATCCGCCAGATTTTCAGCGTGGCCAAGATAAACGCCGCCAAGTACCGGCATGTTCAGCGCGGCTCTATCCTGGTGATTTCCTGCCTGGCCATTGAGCTGACCATGATTGTGTACCTGTTCCTGTACTACATGGACATAGGTAAAATGCCGCCCATAACGTAG
- a CDS encoding FAD-dependent oxidoreductase has protein sequence MTVKKLEYLIIGNSAGAIGAAEAIREADTAGTLAIVSDEPYPAYSRPLISDYLAHPGPIDRMLYRKPDFYEKNGARAILGDKALKINPDARTAALASGLMLTWEHLLLATGGTPIVPNTEGIDLKNVFTFNRLDDAKAIDAAFNPHRRLKAVVIGGGLIGVSVTEALMKRGMDVVIVEMKDRILNTILDEEASAMETTALLLAGVTIITGHTVTRINSNLRGEVSGVTLDDGRLIHCEMVIAAIGVRPRLDLVTGTGIKTGRGITVDRHMETSEKDIYACGDVAEAFDFVTGNNRLTPIWPNAYEGGRVAGLNMAGQPTEYKGGTAMNALKYFGVNVVSAGLVVSPDNSYETLINRRDGIYRKVILKNGKLAGLIYAGDIEKSGIVYNLMKDGADVSAFKQALVADDFGLASLPESLWRSKLARPAAAEKPAAAVTGH, from the coding sequence ATGACAGTGAAAAAATTAGAGTATCTGATTATCGGCAACTCGGCCGGCGCTATCGGCGCGGCGGAAGCTATACGCGAGGCGGACACGGCGGGCACGCTCGCCATCGTCTCCGATGAGCCCTACCCCGCCTATTCCCGGCCGCTTATCTCGGACTACCTGGCGCACCCCGGGCCCATCGACCGGATGCTGTACCGCAAGCCGGATTTTTACGAGAAGAACGGGGCGCGGGCCATCCTGGGCGATAAAGCGCTCAAGATAAACCCCGACGCCCGCACCGCCGCCCTGGCCAGCGGACTGATGCTGACCTGGGAGCATTTGCTGCTGGCGACCGGCGGCACGCCCATCGTGCCCAATACGGAAGGCATCGACCTTAAGAACGTGTTTACCTTTAACCGCCTCGATGACGCCAAAGCCATAGACGCGGCCTTCAACCCGCACCGGCGGCTCAAGGCGGTGGTCATCGGCGGGGGGCTTATCGGCGTGAGCGTCACGGAAGCGCTGATGAAGCGGGGCATGGACGTGGTTATCGTGGAGATGAAAGACCGCATCCTGAACACCATCCTGGATGAAGAGGCCTCCGCCATGGAAACCACGGCGCTGCTGCTGGCCGGCGTGACCATCATCACCGGGCATACCGTGACCAGGATTAACAGCAACCTGCGCGGCGAGGTCAGCGGCGTGACCCTGGACGACGGGCGGCTGATACACTGCGAGATGGTAATCGCGGCCATCGGCGTGCGGCCGCGCCTGGACCTGGTGACCGGGACCGGCATCAAGACCGGCCGGGGCATCACCGTCGACCGCCACATGGAGACTTCGGAAAAGGATATTTACGCCTGCGGCGATGTGGCCGAGGCTTTCGACTTCGTTACCGGCAACAACCGCCTCACCCCCATCTGGCCCAACGCCTACGAGGGGGGACGGGTGGCCGGGCTCAACATGGCCGGGCAGCCCACCGAATATAAAGGCGGCACCGCCATGAACGCTTTGAAATACTTCGGCGTTAACGTGGTATCGGCCGGGCTGGTCGTTTCCCCGGACAACTCTTATGAAACGCTGATAAACCGGCGGGACGGCATTTACCGCAAGGTAATACTGAAAAACGGCAAACTGGCGGGGCTTATTTACGCCGGGGATATCGAGAAGTCCGGGATTGTCTATAACCTGATGAAAGACGGCGCGGACGTTTCCGCCTTCAAGCAAGCCCTCGTGGCCGATGATTTCGGCCTGGCTTCCCTGCCGGAGTCGCTATGGCGCTCCAAGCTGGCCAGGCCCGCCGCGGCGGAAAAGCCGGCGGCAGCCGTCACCGGACACTAG
- the nuoE gene encoding NADH-quinone oxidoreductase subunit NuoE yields the protein MSTAETKTAVKENVSTAARVDEILKSFTGGKSELIPILQQVQQALGYLPEDAMRRIAGFVREPESTVYGVATFYAQFKLVPTGRNVVRVCRGTACHVKGGDRILREVQRYLGIKPGESTPDMEYALETVACIGACALAPTMTINNETHGEMTTRKVAEIFGQRSEGKEHENSK from the coding sequence ATGAGTACTGCTGAAACAAAAACAGCCGTAAAAGAGAATGTAAGCACCGCCGCCCGGGTGGACGAAATACTCAAGTCTTTCACCGGCGGGAAATCGGAGCTGATACCCATCCTCCAGCAGGTCCAGCAGGCGCTGGGCTATCTGCCGGAAGATGCGATGCGCCGCATCGCCGGGTTTGTCCGGGAGCCGGAATCCACGGTTTACGGCGTGGCTACCTTTTATGCCCAGTTCAAACTCGTCCCCACCGGCCGCAACGTGGTGCGGGTATGCCGCGGCACCGCCTGTCACGTTAAAGGCGGCGACCGTATTCTCAGGGAAGTCCAGCGCTATCTCGGCATCAAGCCGGGGGAAAGCACGCCGGACATGGAATACGCGCTGGAAACGGTAGCCTGTATCGGTGCCTGCGCGCTGGCGCCCACCATGACCATCAATAATGAGACCCACGGTGAGATGACCACCAGGAAAGTAGCGGAAATATTCGGCCAACGCAGCGAGGGAAAAGAGCATGAAAATAGCAAATGA